The Ziziphus jujuba cultivar Dongzao chromosome 7, ASM3175591v1 genome includes a region encoding these proteins:
- the LOC107421777 gene encoding salicylic acid-binding protein 2: MFRFLLLLILVQLVCQGKFAAAKEQNHFILVHGLGHGAWCWYKIIPRLESAGHQVTALDLAASGVNMKSIEDVYTFADYSKPLLDFLATLPPHEKVILVGHSLGGLNLAFAMEKFPQKISIAVFFTAFLPDTVHQPSYVLEVENKTRKPEDAWLDSKITSYGSPEKPSTSLLFGPKDLSSKLYQLSPIEDLELAKTLVRPGSSFIEDLSKAKKFTESRYGSVTRVFIICDEDKAIRREFQQWMIKNSGTKNVMEISGADHMAMLSKPQQVSDSLLKIAYHFA; the protein is encoded by the exons ATGTTTCGATTTCTCTTGCTTCTTATTCTGGTTCAGTTGGTCTGCCAAGGAAAATTCGCTGCAGCCAAGGAACAAAACCATTTTATTCTTGTTCATGGGCTTGGCCATGGGGCTTGGTGTTGGTACAAGATCATTCCACGCCTGGAATCCGCAGGCCACCAGGTCACGGCTCTTGACCTTGCGGCTTCAGGCGTCAACATGAAATCCATTGAAGATGTTTACACCTTTGCTGACTACTCTAAGCCATTGCTGGATTTTCTGGCCACGCTTCCTCCACATGAAAAGGTAATTTTAGTAGGCCATAGCTTGGGAGGGTTGAATTTGGCCTTTGCCATGGAGAAGTTCCCGCAAAAGATCTCCATCGCTGTTTTCTTTACAGCCTTTCTACCAGATACTGTTCATCAGCCGTCATATGTTTTGGAAGTAGAG aacaaaacgaGGAAACCAGAAGACGCTTGGTTGGACAGTAAAATCACCTCCTATGGAAGCCCTGAAAAGCCTTCAACTTCACTGCTTTTTGGTCCCAAGGATTTGTCTTCCAAGCTCTACCAACTCTCCCCTATAGAG GATCTTGAGCTGGCTAAGACTTTGGTAAGGCCTGGATCTAGCTTTATTGAAGATTTGTCTAAAGCAAAGAAATTCACAGAGAGCAGATATGGATCGGTTACGCGGGTTTTCATTATTTGCGACGAAGATAAAGCAATAAGAAGAGAATTTCAGCAATGGATGATTAAGAACAGTGGGACGAAAAACGTGATGGAGATTAGTGGAGCCGATCATATGGCAATGCTTTCGAAGCCACAACAAGTTTCAGATTCGTTACTGAAGATAGCATATCATTTTGCTTGA
- the LOC107421773 gene encoding salicylic acid-binding protein 2, with translation MEATKEKHHYVLIHGICHGAWCWYKIIPLLKSAGHWVTALDLAASGVNKRSIEDLHTFVDYSQPLLEFMESIPQDERVILVGHSFGGMNLALAMEKFPEKISVAVFLTAIVPDTVHPPSYVIEAQNNRTNSGDGWLDTVFTSYGSPDKPSTSMLFGPMGLSSKLYQLSPIQDLELAKTLIRPGFLFIEDLSKVNKFTNSRYGSVTRVFIVCDEDEALTEEFQRWMIENSGTNNVMEIHGADHMAMLSKPQQLFHSLLDIAHHYT, from the exons ATGGAGGCAACCAAGGAAAAACACCATTATGTTCTTATTCACGGGATCTGCCATGGAGCTTGGTGTTGGTACAAGATCATACCGCTCCTGAAATCTGCAGGCCACTGGGTCACCGCTCTGGACCTCGCAGCCTCAGGCGTCAACAAGAGATCCATCGAAGATCTTCACACCTTTGTTGACTACTCTCAGCCTTTGTTGGAGTTCATGGAATCGATTCCTCAAGATGAAAGGGTAATTCTTGTAGGACATAGCTTTGGAGGCATGAATCTGGCCCTTGCCATGGAGAAATTCCCGGAAAAGATCTCTGTTGCTGTTTTCTTGACCGCTATTGTGCCCGATACAGTTCACCCACCCTCATATGTTATTGAAGCACAG AATAATAGGACAAACTCAGGAGATGGTTGGTTGGACACTGTATTTACCTCCTATGGAAGCCCTGACAAGCCATCAACTTCAATGCTATTTGGTCCCATGGGTTTGTCTTCCAAGCTCTATCAACTCTCCCCCATTCAG GATCTTGAGCTGGCTAAGACTTTGATAAGGCCAGGATTTTTGTTTATTGAAGACTTGTCCAAAGTCAACAAATTCACGAACAGTAGGTACGGGTCAGTTACTCGGGTTTTTATTGTGTGCGATGAAGATGAAGCTTTAACAGAAGAATTTCAGCGATGGATGATCGAGAATAGCGGAACGAATAACGTGATGGAGATTCATGGTGCTGATCATATGGCAATGCTTTCAAAGCCACAACAACTTTTTCATTCATTATTGGACATAGCACATCATTATACTTGA